The following coding sequences lie in one Nitratireductor mangrovi genomic window:
- a CDS encoding LysR family transcriptional regulator, which yields MGSIVQLDSDLLRTFVAVADSGNFTRAADSVGRTQSAVSMQIKRLEEIVGEQLFERGSRGVELTRKGELLLGNSRRIVSLMEETEASFRAPPLSGRVRIGIPEEYGYTVLSQALGSFARAHPRVDITAHYGPSARNLAALDANQLDLAVVFEWEDVSSGETLRIDPTVWVTSDDHNQHLESPLPIALYDRSGWCTDFAMKSIEQRRLEYRIAYRSDTSGGLKLAVASGLAIAPISRSNIPEGCRELGAMEGFGDIDTSRVVLHRNPKSKSAVTDGMVEAIRAAFRDVEPVF from the coding sequence ATGGGGTCGATCGTGCAGCTCGACAGCGACCTGCTGAGAACATTTGTCGCCGTGGCCGACAGCGGCAACTTCACGCGCGCGGCGGATTCGGTCGGGCGCACGCAGTCTGCGGTCAGCATGCAGATCAAGCGACTGGAGGAGATCGTCGGCGAACAACTCTTCGAGCGCGGCTCGCGCGGCGTGGAACTGACGCGCAAGGGTGAACTGCTGCTCGGCAACTCACGCCGCATCGTTTCGCTGATGGAAGAGACCGAGGCGTCGTTCCGGGCGCCGCCCCTGTCGGGGCGGGTGCGGATCGGCATCCCGGAGGAGTATGGCTATACGGTGCTGTCGCAGGCGCTGGGTAGCTTTGCACGTGCTCATCCGCGGGTCGACATCACCGCGCATTACGGCCCCTCGGCCCGCAATCTTGCTGCGCTCGATGCCAACCAGCTCGATCTCGCCGTTGTTTTCGAGTGGGAAGACGTGTCGAGCGGCGAAACGCTCAGGATCGACCCGACAGTCTGGGTGACGTCCGACGATCACAATCAGCACCTGGAAAGCCCGCTGCCGATCGCGCTTTACGACCGGTCGGGCTGGTGCACGGATTTCGCGATGAAATCGATCGAGCAGCGCCGGCTGGAGTATCGCATCGCTTATCGGAGCGACACCAGCGGCGGGCTCAAGCTGGCGGTGGCGTCCGGCCTGGCGATCGCACCGATCTCGCGTTCCAACATCCCCGAAGGATGCCGTGAACTCGGGGCCATGGAGGGCTTCGGCGACATCGATACGTCGCGGGTGGTGCTGCACCGCAATCCGAAGTCGAAAAGCGCGGTGACTGACGGCATGGTGGAGGCGATCCGCGCCGCGTTCAGGGATGTGGAGCCGGTCTTCTGA
- a CDS encoding (R)-mandelonitrile lyase: MKHFPSGSRPTRRAPSDWFTGTVWQDPIVETEAPARLRAITVHFEPGARTNWHTHPLGQTLHVVAGLGRAQNEGGAVIELRPGDTLWIPPGEKHWHGAGPETGMTHIAMQEALDGKAVEWMEPVSDEDYRG, translated from the coding sequence ATGAAACATTTTCCAAGCGGCTCGCGGCCAACCCGGCGGGCGCCGTCCGACTGGTTCACGGGCACGGTGTGGCAAGACCCGATCGTGGAGACCGAGGCACCGGCCCGCCTGCGCGCCATCACGGTGCATTTCGAACCGGGCGCCCGCACCAACTGGCACACGCACCCGCTCGGCCAGACGCTTCACGTCGTCGCGGGGCTCGGGCGAGCGCAAAACGAGGGCGGCGCGGTGATCGAGCTCAGGCCGGGCGACACGCTCTGGATCCCGCCCGGCGAAAAGCACTGGCATGGCGCCGGGCCGGAGACCGGGATGACGCATATCGCCATGCAGGAAGCGCTCGACGGCAAGGCGGTGGAGTGGATGGAGCCGGTGTCCGACGAGGACTATCGCGGCTGA
- a CDS encoding putative quinol monooxygenase: MFGLIGRMRASPGKRDELVALLLDGTEAMPGCLSYVVARDPVDADTIWITEVWTDEQSHKASLDLPRVQATIAKARPIIAGFDSQTRTEPVGGVGL, from the coding sequence TTGTTTGGACTGATCGGCAGGATGCGGGCGAGCCCCGGCAAGCGCGATGAACTCGTGGCGCTGCTCCTCGATGGCACCGAGGCCATGCCGGGCTGCCTCAGCTATGTGGTTGCCCGTGATCCGGTGGACGCCGACACGATCTGGATCACCGAGGTCTGGACCGACGAGCAAAGCCACAAGGCCTCGCTCGACCTGCCACGGGTACAGGCGACGATTGCAAAGGCGCGACCGATCATCGCCGGTTTCGACAGCCAGACGCGTACCGAACCGGTCGGCGGCGTCGGCCTGTAG
- a CDS encoding 50S ribosomal protein L25/general stress protein Ctc — MSHESYELKAEARERVGKGSARDIRRNGKVPAVIYGDKQPPLPIVLPYKEVHLRINAGGFMTTIATIDVDGKKIQVLPKDYQLDPVRDFTMHVDFLRIGKDTIVTVNIPVHFENEDDAPGIRRGGVLNIVRHEIEFTCPANAIPEAITVNLTGLDIGDSVHISAVELPEGVKPTITDRDFTIATIAAPAGLKSEEDEGAPEAPETELVGEEDAEGEGEAENGEE, encoded by the coding sequence ATGAGCCACGAGAGCTACGAGCTCAAGGCCGAGGCGCGCGAACGGGTCGGTAAGGGGTCCGCCCGGGACATTCGCCGCAACGGCAAGGTGCCCGCCGTCATTTACGGCGACAAGCAGCCCCCGCTTCCGATCGTCCTGCCCTACAAGGAGGTGCATCTGAGGATCAACGCCGGCGGTTTCATGACCACGATCGCCACGATCGACGTCGACGGCAAGAAGATCCAGGTGCTGCCCAAGGATTACCAGCTCGATCCGGTCCGCGACTTCACGATGCATGTCGATTTCCTGCGCATCGGCAAGGACACGATCGTGACCGTCAACATCCCGGTGCATTTCGAGAACGAGGACGACGCGCCCGGCATCCGTCGCGGCGGCGTGCTCAACATCGTGCGCCACGAGATCGAGTTTACCTGCCCCGCGAACGCCATCCCCGAGGCGATCACCGTCAACCTGACCGGCCTCGACATCGGCGATTCTGTGCACATCTCGGCCGTCGAGCTGCCGGAAGGCGTGAAGCCGACCATCACCGACCGCGACTTCACCATCGCCACCATCGCGGCTCCCGCCGGCCTCAAGTCCGAGGAAGACGAAGGTGCTCCGGAGGCTCCGGAAACCGAACTCGTCGGCGAGGAGGATGCCGAGGGCGAGGGCGAAGCCGAGAACGGGGAAGAATAG
- the pth gene encoding aminoacyl-tRNA hydrolase, protein MLIFAGLGNPGPRYANNRHNVGFMAAEAIHRRHSFSPWSNKFKAEVAEGRLGGEKVLLVKPQGFMNLSGQAIGEALRFYKLAPADLTVFYDELDLVAGKVRVKTGGGAGGHNGIRSIDAHCGKDYRRVRIGIGHPGDKALVHNHVLGDFAKADQAWLEPLLEAIADNADRLATGDDNGFMNKLALAVPGAGLRPAGAKKADMDVPAAKPAKGRSHIRQARPQKPSVSVPETGPMAAMLKKLFGSD, encoded by the coding sequence GTGCTCATTTTTGCCGGTCTCGGCAATCCCGGTCCCAGATATGCGAACAACCGGCACAATGTCGGTTTCATGGCGGCGGAGGCCATTCACCGCCGCCATTCCTTTTCACCCTGGTCGAACAAGTTCAAGGCCGAGGTCGCCGAAGGCCGTCTCGGCGGCGAAAAGGTGCTGCTCGTCAAGCCGCAGGGTTTCATGAACCTCTCCGGGCAGGCGATCGGCGAGGCGCTGCGTTTCTATAAGCTCGCCCCGGCCGACCTGACGGTCTTTTATGACGAGCTCGACCTCGTCGCCGGCAAGGTGCGGGTCAAGACTGGCGGCGGCGCCGGCGGACACAACGGCATCCGCTCCATCGACGCCCATTGCGGCAAGGACTACCGCCGCGTGCGCATCGGCATCGGCCATCCGGGCGACAAGGCGCTGGTCCACAACCATGTCCTGGGCGATTTCGCCAAGGCCGACCAGGCCTGGCTCGAACCGCTGCTCGAAGCCATCGCCGACAATGCCGACAGGCTGGCGACCGGCGACGACAACGGCTTCATGAACAAGCTCGCACTCGCCGTGCCCGGCGCTGGCCTGAGACCGGCAGGAGCGAAGAAGGCGGACATGGACGTCCCGGCAGCCAAACCCGCCAAGGGACGCAGCCATATTCGTCAGGCGCGGCCGCAAAAGCCGTCCGTCTCCGTTCCCGAAACCGGGCCGATGGCGGCTATGCTGAAAAAGCTGTTCGGCAGCGACTGA